From Neobacillus sp. PS2-9, the proteins below share one genomic window:
- the acnA gene encoding aconitate hydratase AcnA has product MVKNDVFNARSSFEVNGKRYHYYRLAALEEAGIGNVTKLPYSVKVLLESVLRQYDGRVITKEHVENLAKWGTAELKEVDVPFKPSRVILQDFTGVPAVVDLASLRKAMADLGGDPDKINPEKTVDLVIDHSVQVDAYGSADSLKVNMDLEFERNAERYQFLSWAQKSFNNYRAVPPATGIVHQVNLEYLADVVHVAETDGELEAYPDTLVGTDSHTTMINGLGVLGWGVGGIEAEAGMLGQPSYFPVPEVVGVKLTGELPNGATATDLALKVTQVLRSNGVVGKFVEFFGPGVSVLPLADRATIANMAPEYGATCGFFPVDGEAIEYLRLTGREEEQIHVVEQYCKANSLFFDASFEPVYSNVVEIDLSVIEPNLSGPKRPQDLIPLSKMKEEFTKAVSAPQGNQGFGLHADELAKEATIKFNNGDEAAIKTGAVAIASITSCTNTSNPYVLVGAGLVAKKAVELGMEVPKFVKTSLAPGSKVVTGYLRDSGLLPYLEQIGFNLVGYGCTTCIGNSGPLKEEIEKTIAENDLLVTSVLSGNRNFEGRIHPLVKANYLASPPLVVAYALAGTVNIDFGSEAIGKDKDGNDVFFKDIWPSTAEVNDVVKRTVTPELFRREYENVFGDNERWNEIKTSNEPLYTWDEDSTYIANPPFFEGLSPEPGTVEPLAGLRVVGKFGDSVTTDHISPAGAIGKNTPAGKYLLEKGVQPRDFNSYGSRRGNHEVMMRGTFANIRIRNQIAPGTEGGFTTYWPTGEVTSIYDACMKYKENGTGLMVLAGKDYGMGSSRDWAAKGTNLLGIKTVLAESFERIHRSNLVLMGVLPLQFKDGDSAETLGLTGKETFEVQVDENVRPRDLLKVTATDEAGNKKEFEVLVRFDSEVEIDYYRHGGILPMVLREKLQA; this is encoded by the coding sequence ATGGTAAAAAATGATGTATTTAATGCGCGTTCTTCCTTTGAAGTAAACGGCAAACGCTACCACTATTACCGTTTAGCAGCATTGGAAGAAGCAGGCATTGGTAATGTTACCAAATTGCCTTATTCTGTAAAAGTATTACTTGAATCTGTTTTACGCCAATATGATGGCCGTGTAATCACAAAAGAGCATGTTGAAAACTTAGCAAAATGGGGAACAGCAGAGCTTAAAGAGGTGGATGTACCATTTAAGCCTTCACGTGTTATCCTCCAAGACTTCACTGGTGTTCCAGCAGTAGTAGACCTTGCTTCTTTAAGAAAAGCGATGGCTGACCTTGGTGGAGATCCAGATAAAATCAACCCTGAAAAAACAGTTGATCTTGTTATTGACCACTCTGTACAAGTTGATGCATATGGTTCAGCTGATTCATTAAAAGTAAACATGGATCTTGAATTCGAACGTAACGCAGAGCGCTACCAATTCTTAAGCTGGGCTCAAAAATCATTCAATAACTACCGTGCAGTTCCACCAGCAACTGGTATCGTTCACCAAGTAAACCTTGAATACTTAGCAGACGTTGTTCACGTTGCTGAAACTGACGGCGAACTTGAAGCATACCCAGATACATTAGTAGGAACTGATTCACATACTACCATGATTAACGGTCTTGGTGTTCTAGGATGGGGCGTAGGTGGTATCGAAGCAGAAGCAGGAATGCTTGGACAGCCTTCATATTTCCCTGTTCCTGAAGTTGTTGGTGTTAAGTTAACCGGTGAACTTCCAAACGGTGCAACCGCTACTGACTTAGCATTAAAAGTAACTCAAGTACTTCGCAGTAATGGAGTAGTTGGTAAATTTGTTGAATTCTTTGGACCTGGTGTATCCGTACTTCCACTTGCAGACCGTGCAACTATTGCCAACATGGCCCCTGAATATGGTGCTACTTGCGGTTTCTTCCCGGTTGACGGTGAAGCAATTGAGTACTTACGCTTAACTGGCCGTGAAGAAGAACAAATTCATGTTGTTGAACAGTACTGCAAAGCAAATAGCTTGTTCTTTGATGCATCTTTTGAACCTGTTTATTCAAATGTGGTTGAAATTGATCTTTCAGTAATTGAACCAAATCTTTCTGGTCCTAAGCGTCCTCAAGATTTAATTCCACTTTCAAAAATGAAAGAGGAATTCACAAAAGCTGTTTCTGCACCACAAGGAAACCAAGGTTTCGGTTTACATGCTGACGAACTTGCAAAAGAAGCAACAATTAAATTCAATAACGGTGATGAAGCCGCCATTAAAACAGGTGCAGTTGCGATTGCTTCTATCACTAGCTGTACAAATACTTCCAACCCATATGTTCTTGTTGGAGCAGGACTTGTTGCGAAGAAGGCTGTTGAGCTTGGAATGGAAGTTCCTAAATTTGTAAAAACTTCTTTAGCACCTGGTTCAAAGGTTGTAACTGGATACCTTCGTGATTCTGGATTACTTCCATATTTAGAACAAATTGGTTTTAACCTTGTTGGTTACGGCTGTACAACATGTATCGGTAACTCCGGTCCATTAAAAGAAGAAATCGAAAAAACTATCGCTGAAAACGATCTTTTAGTTACATCTGTTCTTTCAGGTAACCGTAACTTTGAAGGCCGTATTCACCCGCTTGTAAAAGCTAACTACCTTGCTTCACCACCACTTGTGGTTGCATATGCTCTTGCTGGTACAGTGAATATTGATTTCGGCTCTGAAGCAATTGGTAAAGATAAAGACGGTAACGATGTATTCTTCAAGGATATTTGGCCATCAACTGCTGAAGTAAATGATGTTGTTAAACGTACTGTCACTCCTGAATTATTCCGTAGAGAATACGAGAATGTGTTCGGTGATAACGAACGTTGGAACGAAATTAAAACTAGCAATGAGCCATTATACACTTGGGATGAAGATTCAACTTATATTGCTAACCCACCATTCTTTGAAGGTTTATCACCAGAACCTGGTACGGTTGAACCTTTAGCAGGACTTCGTGTTGTTGGTAAGTTCGGTGACTCTGTTACAACGGACCACATTTCACCTGCAGGAGCAATTGGTAAAAATACTCCAGCTGGTAAATACCTATTAGAAAAAGGCGTTCAACCACGTGACTTTAACTCTTACGGCTCACGTCGTGGTAACCACGAAGTTATGATGCGTGGAACGTTTGCAAACATTCGTATCCGTAACCAAATCGCACCTGGTACAGAAGGTGGTTTCACAACTTACTGGCCAACAGGCGAAGTTACTTCTATTTACGATGCTTGCATGAAGTACAAAGAAAATGGCACTGGACTAATGGTTCTTGCTGGTAAAGATTACGGAATGGGTTCATCTCGTGACTGGGCTGCTAAGGGAACAAATCTTTTAGGTATTAAAACTGTCCTTGCAGAAAGCTTCGAGCGTATCCACCGTTCTAACTTAGTATTAATGGGTGTGCTTCCACTTCAATTCAAGGATGGCGATAGCGCTGAAACTCTTGGATTAACTGGTAAAGAGACATTTGAAGTACAAGTAGACGAAAATGTAAGACCACGTGATCTCCTAAAAGTTACAGCTACTGACGAAGCTGGTAACAAGAAAGAATTCGAAGTTCTTGTTCGTTTCGATTCTGAAGTTGAAATTGACTACTACCGTCACGGTGGAATTCTACCAATGGTTCTACGTGAAAAATTACAAGCTTAA
- the sspO gene encoding small acid-soluble spore protein O yields the protein MAKRKSNHVIPGANAAKGQGNGAGFNEELASEQGLSVKEKMNNKKRKKNQ from the coding sequence ATGGCGAAACGCAAGTCAAACCATGTCATTCCTGGTGCCAATGCTGCTAAGGGACAAGGAAATGGTGCCGGATTTAATGAGGAACTAGCAAGTGAACAAGGATTAAGTGTAAAAGAAAAGATGAACAATAAAAAGCGGAAGAAAAATCAATAA
- a CDS encoding small acid-soluble spore protein P, whose protein sequence is MNKNDGKDMRKNAPKQSGQPEPLSGSHKVKNRNHTRAKHNTHHDM, encoded by the coding sequence ATGAACAAAAACGATGGCAAAGATATGAGGAAAAATGCACCAAAACAATCGGGGCAGCCAGAACCATTAAGCGGTTCTCATAAAGTAAAGAATCGCAACCATACCCGTGCAAAACATAATACACACCATGATATGTGA